A stretch of Fibrobacter sp. UWR2 DNA encodes these proteins:
- a CDS encoding phage terminase small subunit-related protein, giving the protein MSKAELKPKAKELYTIHQLSLADISRRLNISTRTLQNWKAEDRWEETRAEISGGEKNFHAELFSLGEVMARKIKQDELDGVKIAPERYTALQRIIDTAEHARKYEAVAPKKNKSDLSPEERAKKALEEIKKHLGVLNGST; this is encoded by the coding sequence ATGAGCAAGGCGGAACTCAAACCAAAGGCGAAAGAACTTTACACCATCCACCAGCTGAGTCTCGCAGACATCAGTCGCAGGCTCAACATATCCACGCGCACCCTGCAGAACTGGAAGGCAGAAGACCGCTGGGAAGAAACCCGCGCAGAAATCAGCGGCGGCGAAAAGAACTTCCACGCCGAACTCTTCAGCCTGGGCGAAGTGATGGCCCGAAAAATCAAGCAGGACGAACTCGACGGCGTGAAGATTGCCCCCGAACGCTACACCGCGCTCCAGCGCATCATCGACACCGCAGAACACGCCCGCAAGTACGAGGCCGTGGCACCGAAAAAGAACAAGTCCGACCTTTCCCCGGAAGAACGCGCCAAGAAGGCGCTCGAAGAAATCAAGAAACACCTGGGCGTTTTAAATGGCAGCACTTGA
- a CDS encoding phage minor head protein: MPDKSELQAMINAAWKMEPKNAIDFFKKKQVKAVLTAKEAQKRPKGVFGHWDWTDTMREQHDRVFVVSKATSIALVKDIKKSIQAAIKNGTSYQDFANDIIPTLKKRGWWGDVNAVNPETGKTKQIVVDHRRLRTIYGTNMKTAYDAGKYKEMMEEADIAPYWRFVAIPKGPLNPHPRESHAALHNMVLRYDDPFWEVFFGHKGWNCHCSTKSYTKQGIKKLYGKSADEVVQKSKPENFVSKTETIQGKQITTRGYKVGGKEIYPDAGWDYAPGAYSYRHQEYLKQTIDMIDGKDAKYELTKQQKQEIQKNFKEMVKIDASVDRVESQYKSMVAAGILEGAVETFCQKNFSQLKSPIITFDQMRIRHTLREAEKHTGLTKETLEKVPELLDEYTPAYKIDSNNGQVFFFSKPYEIVENGTKKRKRNKIVIGFDERTKTMTYKTGYVVDDRDFYENHKPIKK; this comes from the coding sequence ATGCCTGATAAAAGCGAACTGCAAGCCATGATCAATGCCGCCTGGAAGATGGAGCCGAAGAACGCCATCGATTTCTTCAAGAAGAAACAGGTGAAGGCGGTATTGACAGCGAAGGAAGCCCAGAAGAGACCCAAGGGCGTTTTCGGTCATTGGGACTGGACGGACACCATGCGTGAACAGCACGACAGGGTTTTCGTCGTTTCGAAGGCTACATCGATTGCATTAGTCAAGGACATCAAGAAATCAATCCAAGCCGCGATAAAGAATGGAACCTCCTATCAGGACTTTGCGAACGACATCATTCCGACTTTAAAGAAAAGGGGATGGTGGGGTGATGTCAACGCCGTCAACCCCGAAACAGGAAAAACAAAACAAATCGTAGTAGACCATCGCCGTTTAAGGACCATATACGGCACCAACATGAAAACCGCATACGATGCAGGCAAATACAAGGAGATGATGGAAGAGGCCGACATCGCACCGTATTGGCGTTTCGTTGCCATTCCAAAGGGTCCGCTGAACCCGCACCCAAGAGAAAGCCACGCGGCTCTGCACAACATGGTTCTCCGGTACGACGACCCGTTCTGGGAAGTTTTCTTCGGGCACAAGGGCTGGAACTGTCACTGTTCTACCAAGTCCTACACAAAGCAGGGCATCAAGAAACTTTACGGGAAGTCAGCCGATGAAGTAGTCCAGAAGAGCAAGCCCGAAAATTTTGTAAGCAAGACCGAGACCATTCAGGGCAAGCAGATAACCACCCGCGGCTATAAGGTCGGCGGCAAGGAAATTTACCCCGATGCTGGTTGGGACTATGCCCCCGGAGCCTACAGTTACAGGCACCAGGAATACCTGAAACAGACCATCGACATGATTGATGGAAAGGATGCAAAGTACGAACTCACCAAACAGCAAAAGCAGGAAATACAGAAAAACTTCAAGGAAATGGTGAAAATCGACGCTTCCGTAGATAGGGTTGAATCACAATATAAATCGATGGTTGCCGCCGGAATTTTGGAAGGTGCCGTAGAGACTTTCTGCCAGAAAAATTTCAGCCAATTAAAATCGCCCATCATAACGTTTGACCAAATGAGAATAAGGCACACTCTACGCGAAGCGGAAAAACATACCGGATTAACAAAGGAAACGCTAGAAAAGGTGCCTGAACTTCTGGACGAATACACTCCAGCTTACAAGATTGACTCAAATAATGGTCAAGTTTTCTTCTTCTCGAAACCTTATGAGATTGTTGAAAACGGAACGAAGAAGAGAAAAAGAAACAAAATCGTTATTGGCTTTGATGAAAGAACAAAAACGATGACCTACAAAACCGGATATGTCGTTGATGATCGAGATTTTTACGAAAATCACAAACCAATAAAAAAATAG
- a CDS encoding DUF935 domain-containing protein produces the protein MSKKTKNNPNEPKDKRDLQLAKEVATRNVAELVTGLDYLPNPDTILKNNGGNIKVYREMIDAHLDAVKNKRFASITSRAWTIDGSKGDQKKAKFVEEYLWNIDLRNVISQMLEAIGFGYAVHEIVWNTVQTDLGTLILPTAIKDRKQEWFKFDSDSKLLLQTNDGSRREMPERKFLVTRNRPTTANPYGNAVYSRCFWPLAFKKGGLKFWMLFVEKYGMPKAIGKVPPTATEKEQQDFLKMLVGLVRDAVAVIPQTGSVELLEAGAANANPHKAIVDWADQAMSKAWLGETLTTEQTSSGGTQAMATVHNDVRADLALDDAAMIESSINQLIRWIYEINWPNEKEIPWMNIILPEDLQEARLNRDIKLTQLGVKFNAQYITDIYGIDEKYFEMTEVQPQGGMFAEHDDDCHCFAEGGIKTKIEKMIQDLSAEDLQEQIEELARPIIDLAEHCGNYEQFEEELYKILPNLSSKKMDDAVTKCLLLSEMQGRTDA, from the coding sequence ATGAGCAAAAAGACCAAAAATAACCCGAACGAACCCAAGGACAAGCGCGATTTGCAGCTCGCCAAGGAAGTCGCCACCCGAAACGTGGCGGAGTTAGTCACCGGGCTCGACTACCTCCCGAACCCCGACACCATCCTAAAGAACAACGGTGGCAACATCAAGGTCTATCGCGAAATGATAGACGCCCACCTTGACGCGGTGAAAAACAAGCGCTTTGCATCCATCACCAGCCGAGCCTGGACAATCGACGGAAGCAAGGGCGACCAGAAAAAGGCAAAGTTTGTCGAGGAATACCTCTGGAACATCGACCTCCGAAACGTCATATCGCAGATGCTCGAAGCGATCGGCTTCGGATATGCCGTACACGAAATCGTGTGGAACACAGTCCAGACCGATCTGGGCACGCTCATACTCCCCACCGCAATCAAGGACCGCAAGCAGGAATGGTTCAAGTTCGATAGCGACAGCAAGCTGCTCTTGCAGACCAACGACGGTTCGCGCCGTGAAATGCCCGAGCGCAAGTTCCTTGTCACCCGCAACCGCCCCACCACGGCGAACCCATACGGAAACGCGGTATATTCCCGCTGCTTCTGGCCACTCGCCTTCAAGAAGGGTGGTCTCAAGTTCTGGATGCTTTTTGTCGAAAAATACGGTATGCCCAAGGCAATCGGCAAGGTCCCGCCGACGGCAACCGAAAAGGAACAGCAAGACTTCCTCAAAATGCTCGTGGGCCTTGTCCGCGATGCAGTCGCAGTCATCCCGCAGACCGGCTCCGTGGAACTCCTGGAAGCAGGCGCGGCAAACGCGAACCCGCACAAGGCAATCGTCGATTGGGCAGACCAGGCGATGTCAAAGGCGTGGCTCGGCGAAACGCTCACCACCGAGCAGACAAGTTCCGGCGGCACCCAGGCGATGGCCACCGTCCACAACGATGTCCGCGCAGACCTCGCCCTCGACGATGCCGCGATGATCGAGTCCAGCATCAACCAGCTCATCCGCTGGATTTACGAAATCAACTGGCCAAACGAAAAGGAAATCCCGTGGATGAACATCATCCTCCCGGAAGACCTTCAAGAAGCACGACTCAATCGCGATATCAAGCTCACGCAGCTCGGCGTCAAGTTCAACGCCCAGTATATCACCGACATTTACGGCATCGACGAAAAGTATTTCGAGATGACAGAAGTCCAGCCGCAGGGCGGAATGTTCGCCGAACATGATGACGATTGCCACTGCTTTGCCGAAGGTGGTATCAAGACCAAAATCGAGAAGATGATCCAGGACCTTTCTGCAGAAGACTTGCAGGAACAGATTGAAGAACTGGCAAGGCCCATCATCGACCTTGCGGAACACTGCGGCAACTATGAACAGTTCGAAGAAGAACTCTACAAGATTCTCCCGAACCTTAGCAGCAAGAAAATGGACGACGCGGTAACGAAGTGTCTACTGCTCTCCGAAATGCAGGGCCGTACCGATGCCTGA
- a CDS encoding terminase large subunit domain-containing protein, with protein MAALDDFFFPYQKRWLLDKSKVKIFEKSRRIGGTWVQSFEDVQDCIEQPGLKVFFSSADMTAAAEYIDYCDSWIQKLNAIAKALAEVNCEDIEDCVFADEDKGVKSKLIEFCNGSKIYVLSSNPKAFRSKGGKIVWDEAAHHENDQKMWAAAKPAAMWGYPIRILSTHNGVNSLFYKLIDKCRKGELDYSVHTVPIQLAVEEGVADRICGRKLTKKEREEWLEQEHKGCLTEAIWQEEYCCNPQDESKAMIGYDLIHSCERQGVLGMEKAKGPLYLGCDVARHRHLYVIYVLEDVGGTLVCRAVEAYQNKKWSFLEQKLYKYLMLPNLVRACIDRTGVGDQFTERAQEKYGSVKVEGVLFTNAVKADLAINLLQAFEDQKIVIEKCPKFPGVEGRIEDEQAESIHAVRKIVTTAGNVRYDAASTEQGHGDFFWGAALAYHAKNASDTGPIFVQTTNPFKGKNVDFSTF; from the coding sequence ATGGCAGCACTTGACGATTTTTTCTTTCCTTACCAGAAGCGCTGGCTACTTGACAAAAGCAAGGTCAAGATTTTCGAGAAGTCCCGCCGTATCGGTGGAACGTGGGTCCAGAGCTTCGAAGACGTGCAGGACTGTATCGAACAGCCCGGACTGAAAGTCTTTTTCAGTTCCGCCGACATGACGGCTGCCGCCGAATACATCGACTATTGCGACTCCTGGATTCAGAAGCTCAACGCCATCGCCAAGGCGCTCGCCGAAGTCAACTGCGAAGACATCGAGGACTGCGTTTTCGCCGACGAAGACAAGGGCGTCAAATCCAAGCTCATCGAGTTCTGCAACGGCTCCAAGATTTACGTGCTATCCAGCAACCCCAAGGCATTCCGTTCCAAGGGTGGAAAAATCGTGTGGGACGAAGCCGCCCACCACGAGAACGACCAGAAAATGTGGGCAGCCGCGAAGCCTGCCGCCATGTGGGGCTATCCCATCCGCATCTTGTCAACCCACAACGGCGTGAACAGCCTATTCTACAAGCTCATCGACAAGTGCCGCAAGGGAGAACTCGACTACAGCGTCCACACCGTGCCCATCCAGCTCGCCGTCGAAGAAGGCGTCGCCGACCGTATCTGCGGGCGCAAGCTCACCAAGAAGGAACGCGAGGAATGGCTGGAACAGGAGCACAAAGGGTGCCTTACCGAAGCCATCTGGCAAGAGGAATACTGCTGCAACCCGCAGGACGAATCCAAGGCCATGATAGGCTACGACCTCATCCACAGCTGCGAGCGCCAGGGCGTGCTCGGCATGGAAAAGGCAAAAGGCCCTCTTTACCTCGGCTGCGACGTGGCACGCCACCGCCACCTCTACGTCATCTACGTTCTCGAAGATGTAGGCGGCACGCTCGTTTGCCGCGCCGTCGAAGCCTACCAGAACAAAAAGTGGAGTTTCCTGGAACAAAAACTCTACAAGTACCTGATGCTCCCGAACCTTGTCCGTGCCTGCATCGACCGCACCGGCGTAGGCGACCAGTTCACCGAACGCGCCCAGGAAAAGTATGGCTCCGTCAAGGTCGAAGGCGTGCTGTTCACGAACGCCGTCAAGGCAGACCTCGCAATAAACCTGCTCCAGGCGTTTGAAGACCAAAAGATTGTCATCGAGAAGTGCCCCAAGTTCCCCGGAGTCGAAGGCCGCATCGAGGACGAACAGGCCGAAAGCATCCACGCCGTCCGAAAGATTGTCACCACCGCCGGAAACGTGCGCTACGACGCCGCGAGCACCGAGCAGGGCCACGGCGACTTCTTCTGGGGGGCAGCCTTGGCGTACCACGCCAAAAACGCAAGCGACACGGGCCCGATATTCGTGCAAACGACCAATCCGTTCAAGGGGAAAAACGTGGATTTCAGCACCTTCTAA